The candidate division WOR-3 bacterium genome includes a region encoding these proteins:
- the recO gene encoding DNA repair protein RecO → MPRIIKTEVICLASERYRESSKVVTLFSRNSGKLMAVAKGARRPKSRFGAALERFAVSRVTFYWHENRTRYTLSDAELIRSFPALAELPQRYLAAEQITEFLLRTGRPFDPAHYVLHEGTGQLFRLTTAYLEVLEASKSNFRQLVASYLLKAASFLGFRPELERCVLCRRMLSGHQVSFDSERGGTVCQQCRPAPKGRTLSEVERRALAQLLRLPAARLGAASDIGALDADFLPLALEYVSSHLDPLILNSFRWETL, encoded by the coding sequence CGTTACTTTGTTCTCGCGCAACAGCGGCAAGCTCATGGCTGTGGCTAAAGGAGCACGCAGACCGAAGAGCCGGTTCGGTGCCGCGCTGGAGCGATTCGCAGTGTCAAGGGTTACATTCTACTGGCACGAGAATCGGACTCGCTACACACTCTCGGATGCTGAGCTGATACGGTCTTTTCCAGCGCTGGCCGAACTTCCCCAGCGATACCTTGCTGCTGAGCAGATAACTGAGTTCTTGCTCCGCACTGGCCGACCGTTTGACCCGGCACACTATGTGCTACACGAAGGTACTGGTCAGCTTTTCCGGCTTACTACGGCATACCTTGAAGTTCTGGAGGCATCCAAGAGCAACTTCAGGCAACTGGTCGCATCTTACCTATTGAAGGCAGCCAGCTTTCTCGGTTTCCGACCCGAACTCGAACGGTGCGTGTTGTGTCGCCGGATGCTATCCGGGCACCAGGTGAGCTTTGACTCGGAAAGGGGAGGAACGGTCTGCCAGCAATGCCGGCCCGCGCCCAAAGGCAGAACACTGTCGGAGGTCGAACGCCGGGCACTCGCGCAGCTTCTGCGTCTGCCAGCCGCTCGTCTTGGCGCTGCCAGTGATATTGGAGCTCTAGATGCTGACTTTCTTCCGCTTGCTCTTGAGTACGTTTCCAGCCACCTTGACCCGTTGATTCTGAATTCTTTCAGGTGGGAGACACTATAG